Genomic DNA from Mesorhizobium sp. 131-2-1:
TCAAATTCATGACCGACAAGGACGGCAAGAAATATCTCTACACCACCTTCACCAAGGAACAGCTCGAAGCGCAGGCGGCCTATGACAAGGGCAGCTATGCCGAGAAGCGGGACCAGCAGAGGATGATTGTACGGTGAGGGAATAGGCGTTAGGCAGTAGGCGTTAGGGAATAGGCAGTAGAAATTGATCTGGCCAAGCACGGGCCGTTTGGAAATTTCTACTGCCTACTGCCTACTGCCTACTGCCTACTGCCTACTGCCTACTGCCTACTGCCTCACTCACGTATCCAACCACGCCACCTTCCGTCAGCTCCGCCAGCGCCAACGACTGGTCGAGATGTTCGGCGCGCCAGGCAAGCAGCCTCTCGGCAAATTCAAGCCGCACCGGGCCATAGGCGGGGTCGGCGGCGACATTGGTCAACTCGCCTGGATCCTTCGCCAGATCGAACAGCAGCGGCGGCAGGCCACCGCCAAAATGCACATATTTGAAGTCTTCGGTGCGGATGACGGCAAGGTTGCACTGGCGCGAGGCGATGCCGAAATGGCGCTCGGCCTCGCCGCCGGCGACCGAGCGGAAGTCGAACTCCCAGTGCGCGGCGTCGCGCCAATCGCGAGGCGTGCCGCCCTCGAGGAACGGCCTCAGCGAACGGCCGTCGAGATGCGGCGGAGGATCCTCGCCGACGAGATCGAGCACGGTCGGCAATATGTCCACGGCTTCGGTGAAGCGCTCGACCTTGCCGCCGGCCGTCTGGCGCTGGCGCGGGTCGCGGATGATCAGCGGGATGTGGTAGCCGCCATCGAAGAAGCCGCCTTTGCCGAGCATGAAATGATCGCCCATCATCTCGGCATGGTCGGAAGTCAGCACGATGATGGTGTCATCCCAGGCGCCCGCCGCCTTGAGCGCCTGCCAAAGGCGGCCGAGCTGCGCGTCGACCTCGGAGATCATGCCGTGGTAGATCGCCCGGATGGCGCGGATGTTGTCCTCGCCCCAGTCGCGTACGCTGCCTTCGGTACCGGGGCGAAAGCTTTTCCGGTTCTGCCGGCCGAGATCGTAAGCCAGGTAGGGATGCCTCTCCGCTTCTGCCTGCCAACTGCCGGCGCGGTTGAAGGCAGGGCCATCGGCCGGAGCGTACATGGTGTTGTAAGGCTCAGGCACGATGAAGGGCGGGTGCGGGCTGATGAAGGACAGATGCGCGAACCAGGGCGCGGCGCGCTCCTGCTCGCCGAGCCAGCGGATGAACTCGCCGGCAAGGAAGGCCGTCGGGGTCTGGTCCTTCGAGTAAACGGGCGGCGCCCTGGTTACGAGGTCGTTCGGTTCGCCAACCGGACGGTGAATGTCTGGATAGCCAGCACTGGCATCGATGCCCTGGGCCTGCAGCCAGGACAGCCAAGGCTTCTGATGTTCGGGCAGGAACTGACGCACGCTGAACCCGGGCAGGACGCCCTCATAGCTTGTCAGCCTGGGGTCGCCGGGCGAAAGCAGGCGCGGATCGAGCGACATGTCGGTATAGCCGAATAGCGTCGGGTCATAGCCGAGCGCCCGGGCCGAAAGTGCGATGTTGCCGTGGCGGGCATCGAGCGGCGTGCCGTTGCGGCAGACGCGGTTGTTCATCTGGTAGAGGCCGGTATAGAGGCAGGCGCGCGCCGGCGAGCACGGCGCCGCGCCGCCATAGTGGCGGCGAAACAGCACGCCGTCGGCGGCGAGCGCGTCGGCGTTCGGCGTTTTCACCACGGGATGACCGGTGGCGGACAGGCAATCGCCGCGCCACTGGTCGCATGTGATCAGAAGAATATTGGGGCGTCCGCTCAAGCTGGCCAAGCGCTTGTCTCCTCATCCGGCACGCCGCTCATGGAGCCGAATTCAGGCTGCCGCGCAAGGCCCTGCCCATCTGTTGATTGGTGAACAAATGATGCAGTATTGTTCACTTTTACAGCACAGTCCATTCTGTGTTTGCGTCCTTTGCCGCGACCGTGCCTATCCTCATATTGGCGTGGACAGCGGCGAGGGCCGCACCAGCCAAAACGGAAGGAGCAAGACAATGCTCGACCAGATCAAGGGCCTGCATCACGTGACCTCGATGGCCAGCGATGCGCGCCAGAACAATGAATTCTTCACCAGGAAGCTCGGCCTGCGCCGGGTCAAGAAGACCGTCAATTTCGACGCGCCCGACGTCTACCATCTCTACTATGCCGACGAAGTCGGCACGCCGGGTTCGGTGATGACCTATTTCCCGTTCCCCAACATCGGCAAGGGCCGGCATGGAGTCGGCGAGGTCGGCACCACGGTCTATTCGGTGCCCGAAGGCACGCTGGCCTATTGGGAGAAGCGCTTTGCCGATGAAGGCGTGAGCGGTGTTTCCCGCACCGAGAGCTTCGGCGAGAAGCGGCTCAACTTCGCCGGTCCCGATGGCGACGGTTTTGCTCTGGTCGAGGACAAGGCGGACAGCCGCGCGCCCTGGGTGAAGGGCGGGGTCCCGGCCGACGAGGCGATCCGTGGCTTCCACTCGGTCGCGCTGAGGTTGAAGGACGGCGGCGCCACCGAGGAGCTGTTGAAGTTCATGGGCTACGAGGAGGTCGACAAGTCCGGCAATATCCGCCGGCTGGCGATCAAGAATGGCAATGGCGCAGATGTCGTCGACATCGAATCGCTGCCGGGCGCGGGCTTCGCCAATCTCGGCGCTGGCTCCGTCCACCATGTCGCCTTCGCCGTCGAGAACCGTGCCAAACAGCTCGAAGTGCGCAAGGCGCTGATGGACACCGGCTACCAGGTGACGCCGGTGATCGACCGCGACTATTTCTGGGCGATCTATTTCCGTACGCCGGGCGGCGTGCTGTTCGAGGTGGCCACTAATGAACCGGGCTTCAACCGCGACGAGGACACCGCGCATCTCGGCGAGGCGCTGAAGCTGCCGACGCAGCACCAGCACCTGCGGCCCTATCTCGAACAGCACCTGCAGAAGTTGGAAGGTTGAGAGGCACGGTGATGAGCAAGGACGCTTACATCCACAAGCTGCTGCCCGGTTCGCCGGGCAGCCCGCTGCTGTTCGTCTTCCACGGCACAGGAGGCGATGAGAACCAGCTGGTATCGCTGGGCCGAGAGCTTTTGCCTTCGGCGACCATCGTGTCGCCGCGCGGCGATGTGTCGGAGCAGGGCGCCGGGCGCTTCTTCCGCCGCACCGGCGAGGGCGTCTACGATATGGACGATCTTGCGCGGGCGACCGGCAAGATGGCCGGCTTCATCAAGGCGCATGTCGAGGCGGCGAAACCGTCGACCGTTCTCGGGCTCGGCTATTCCAACGGCGCCAACATCCTGGCCTCGGTGGCGTTCGCGGAACCCAGCCTGCTCGACGCGGCAGTGTTGATGCATCCGCTCATTCCGTTCGAGCCGGATGTGAAAGGTAGCCTTGCTGGCCGCCATATGCTGATCACGGCCGGCAGACGCGATCCGATCTGTCCGCCCAGCCTGACATCGCGGCTGGAGGCCTATTTGCGCGCCGATGGCGCCGATGTCACAGTGGAATGGCACGATGGCGGGCACGAGGTGCGGCCGAATGAAATCGAGGCGGCGCGGCGGTTCTTCGCCGCCGTGCCGGTTGAAGGGAGCGTAAGCAATGGCTGATCAATTGCCCGAGGTCGAACTGGAGGATCGCGGCTCCAAGGGCCGCTATGTCCTGCGCGGGCCGGGCGGCGCCGAGGCCGAGACGACCTTCACCAAAGTCGGCGAGCATATCCTCATCATCGACCACACCGAGGTGCCGGATGCGTTTCGCGGCCAGGGCGCCGGGCTTCGCCTCGTCACCCGCGCCGTCGAGGATGCGCGCGCGGCCGGCAAGAAGATCATCCCGCTCTGCCCGTTCGCCAACGCCCAGTTCCGCCGCCATCCGGAATGGGCCGACGTGCTGAAGCAGTGAGCTCGCCCGCCCCTTGGGGCGGGCCGCCACAAATGCAAGCGCGCCTCTGGCATTTGCGCGATTTGGCCATCTTGCCTAAGTAGAGGTATCGCCCGCGGACTCGCCGTCCGCGGCCTGCCACCTCAAGCCAATGGCCTCCTGATGACCGCAACCGACCTCATCCCCGTCTTTGACGGCCATAACGACACGCTGCTCAGGCTCTACCAGTCGAAGGAAGCGGATGTCGAAAAGCTGTTCATCGAAGGCACGCCGGGCGGCCATATCGATCTGCCGCGCTCCAGGAAGGGCGGCTTCGCCGGCGGCATGTTCGCGATCTTCCCGCCACCGGTCGAAAAGACCAAGCGCAGCGCCGTGCCGCCGGCGCCGAGCGACAACGAGCCGCTGCCGCCGGAACTGCCACGCGCCGAGGCGATCACCTCGACCATCGGCATGGCGTCGATCCTGTTCCGGCTGGAGCGGGCAGGCGCGCTGACCGTCTGCCGCAGCGCCGGTGAAGTGCGCGAGGCGATGGCGAAGGGCTCGATCGCGGCGGTGTTCCACATCGAGGGCGTCGAGGCGATCGACCCGGAGCTTGCCATGCTCGACGTGCTGCACGCCGCCGGGCTGCGCTCGCTGGGCATCGTCTGGAGCCGCCCCAACGCCTTCGGCAACGGCGTGCCGTTCCGCTTTCCGTCGTCGCCGGACACGGGGCCTGGCCTCACCGATGCGGGCAAGGCGCTGGTCAAGGCCTGCAATCAGCTCAAGATCATGATCGACCTCTCGCATCTCAACGAGAAGGGCTTTCGCGATGTCGCCGATATCAGCGATGCGCCGCTGGTCGCGACCCATTCCAACGTGCATGCGATCTGCGGCCATTCGCGCAACCTCACCGATTGGCAGCTCGGCGCGATCCGCGAAACGGGCGGCATGGTCGGCTTGAACTTCGCCACCGGCTTCCTGCGCGAGGACGGCAGGATGAATGCCGATACCGGTCTCGACATCATGGTGCGCCATATCGACTCGCTGCTGCAGGCGCTCGGCGAGGACGGCGTCGGGCTGGGATCGGATTTCGATGGCGCCATGATCCCCGCCGTCATCGGCGACGTCGCCGGCCTGCCCAAGCTCATCGATGCGCTCATGGCACGCGGCTTCGGGCGCGCGCTGATCGAGAAGATCGCCTATCGCAACTGGCTGAGCGTTCTTGAGAGAACGATAGGGTAAGGCTACAGCGCGTAGCCCATCCGCTTCAGCCAGTCCTTGCCGAGGCCGCGGTCACGGATGATCGGCAGCGGGTCTTCTGAATCAAGACGCGCGCAGATGCGGTAGACTTCGAGCGTCTCGGCATTCATCTCGCCACGCTTGTAGAAGAACATGGCGGCGGCATAGCGGGTGCGGCCCGACCACTTTTCGCCGAGCGGCGTGTTGACCAGTCCCCACTGCTCGGTGGCTTCCGCCTCGGCTTCCTGGCTGTCCGCTTGGCCGGCCATGTCAGAAATCCGCCGGCGGGCTGGCGGTGCGGCGGTCGAGCTTGATGAACGGGCGCGGCACAACCTTGGCCCGCTTCATCAGCTTCTGGTACTGCAACTCGCGCATGGCGTAGATCTCGACCCAGAGGTCATCGACGATCGTATCGCCGTAAGGCCGCTGCAAGGAGGCAATGGCGATGTTGCGCTTGGCCATGGGCGACCACATCGCAGCGGTCACCAGTCCGACCTCCTGGCTCTTCCTGTAATAGACGATCGCATGCTCGGCCGGGATGTTGCCTTCGATCTCCAGCCCGACCAGAACGTGGCGCAGCTTGCGCTTCGCACGCGCCTCCAGGATGGCGCGGCGGCCGTTGAAATGGCCTTTCTCGGGATCGATCATGAAGCCGAGGCCGATCTCGTCCGGCATGCGCAAGCGGTCGGCGCGGATGGCGTGCTCGGCGGTGGTGAAGTCGGCATTGGCGACGATCAGCCCGGCTTCGAGCCGGGCGCGGTTGAGCGCCGTGTAGCCGATGGCGCGGATGCCGCGCAGTTCGCCCGCCACCATCAGCCGGTCCCAGAGGCTCAGCGCCTTGTCCGCGGGCACGAACAGCTCGTAGCCGAGGTCGCCGGTGAAGCCGGTGCGCGAAATGGTGACGGTGGCGCCGTCATGCGCGAACTCGGCGAGGTCGAAGACCTTCAGCCGCTCGACGCCGGCAAAGCCGGCGTCGCGGAGGACGGCGAAGGAGGTCGGTCCCTGCAGTGCGAGCCCGGCGACCGCTTGGGTCTCTTCCTCGACGCTCACCTCGAAGCCAATCGCGCTGTCGAGCAGCCAGGGCAAATGCCGCTCCTGCGAGCAGAGGCGGAAGCGCGTCGGCGAGAGCCGGAACAGCGTGCCGTCGTCGAGGACGAACCCCTCGTCGTCGCACCAGGCTGTGTAGTGGACGCGGCCCGGCTTCAGCTTGGTCACGTCGCGCAGCGTGACACGGTCGAGATAGGCTTCGGCGTCCGGCCCCTCGATGCGGTACTTCGTCATCGGCGAAATGTCGAAGAGCGCCGCCTGGCTGCGGATGGCGAAATATTCGAGCTCCTCGTCCCACAGCGAATGCGGGGCGCGGTAGCCGGCCCAGCTGTACCAGTCCTGCTTCAGTCCCAGCGCGTCGATGCGCGGCTGGAAGGGCGTGCCCGGCCGAAGCGTGCGGAAATGCGATTGCGCGGCAAGACGGGCTTCGAAGGCTGTGTCGGCCTCAGCCACGGGCGCCTTTTTCCTGGTTGCTTGCGCCATGCTCATGCCTTCATCGCGATGATGCGGCGCGCGGCATTGAGGCCGGGCGCGCCGGAGATGCCGCCGCCGGGGTGCGAGCCGGCGCCGGCAAGGAACAGCCCTTCGAGCGGCGTGTCGTAGCCCGACCAGCCGGAGACAGGCCGCGACACCAGCATCTGATCGGCCTGCAGCTCGCCATGGTGCCAGTGGCCGCCAGGCATGCGGTAGCGCGTTTCGATGTCGGCCGGCGTCAACAGTTCGGCATGGCGCACCGTCGCGCCGATACCCGGAGCATAGGCTTCGAGCTGGCCCATGATCGCCTTGAGGAGTTGCGGCTTGCCGGCGGTCCAGCCCTGTCTCAGCGCATAGGGCGCATATTGCACCACCGCCGAGAGCACGCAGGCGCCGGCAGGCGCGAGCGCGGCGTCGGCAAGGCTGGGCAGCGTGATTTCCATCACCGGCTCGGGCGAGAATTCGCCGTATTTCGACGGGTTGAAGGCGCGCTCGACATGGTCGGGCGAAGGCGCAATGACCAGACGGCCCTTGTGGCCGGCGGCATCGACGCCGGCGAATTGCGGTGGCTGGTCGAGCGCCAGATGGAGCTTGGCCGCATCGCCCTTCATGCGGATGTTCTTCATCTTGCGCAGGAAGCCGGTGTCGACTTCGCGCGGGCCGACGAGATCGAGGATGGTCGTCGCCGGATTGATGGCGGAGACGACGGTCTTGGCGCGCAGCGTTTCGCCGCTCTGCGTCACGACGCCGACAGCACGGCCTTTCTCGACGATGACCTTCGCCACCGGCGATGCCGCACGGATCGAGACACCAGCCTTCTCGGTCGCGGAGCGGATGGCGGCGACGACGGTGCCCATGCCGCCCTTGGGCAGCATCTGCGCGCCGGCAAGACCGCCGATCTCGCCGGCCAGCCGGTAGTAGAGACCGAGCAGCGAAGTCGGCGAGCGCGGCCCGAGATGGGAGCCGAGCGTCGCGTCGAAAGCAAGCAGCCCCTTCAGCCTGTCGTCCGAAAGCTGCTCGTCGAGCAGGTCATAGGCGTTCATCAGCAGCACTCGCAGGAAGTCGCGCATGTCTTCCTTGCCGAGCTTCTTCAGCGCAAGCGCGGTCTGGCCGAGCCCGGTCATTTCTGCGAGCGACAGCCCGGCGAGATCCGGCGGCCGGCGCGACAGGAACGGCTTCAGCACGCCGGCATAGCGCAGCAACTGCGCGCGCAGTTCTTTCCAGGCCGTTTGCTCGGACGGGTTTGCGCCCGTCAGCACCTCGCCATAGGCGCCGTGCAACACCAGCGGGCCGTCCTTGGACAATGCGACCGAGGGCACGAAATCCGCACGTTCGACTTTCAGCCCATGGCGCTCCAGCTCCAGCGTCTTCACCACATCGGGATGCAGGCGATTGAGCAGGTGGGCTACGGCGGAGACGCGGAAGCCGGGCGCGAACTCCTCGGTGCGCGCGCCGCCGCCGACATCATTGCCGGCCTCGAGCAGCAGCACCTTGCGGCCCGATTTCGCCAGCACCGCTGCCGCGACGAGGCCGTTATGGCCGCCGCCGATGATGATGGCATCAAATGACGTCATGGGCCGGGCTCATATGCGAGGCGGACTTGGCGAGATCGCGCAGGATCTCGGCGGCGGCGTTGCGTCCGGGCGCGCCCATAACACCGCCGCCCGGATGGGTGGAGGAGCCGCACATATAGAGGCCGCCGACCGGCGAGCGGTATTGTGCATAGCCGGGCACCGGGCGGTTGAAGAGCAACTGATCGAAGGTCAGCTCGCCCTGGAAGATGTTGCCTTCGGTAAGGCCGACCTCGGCCTCGATCTCGCGGGGCGTGCGCACTTCCATGTGAACGATACGGTCGCGGAAGCCCGGCGAATACTCCGATATCTGCGCAATCACGCTTTCGGCGAAGCCGTCGCGGTCGGCGTCGGTCCAGTCCGCCCCTCCTATCTTGGGCGGCGCGTACTGCACGAAGCAGCTCATGAAATGTTTTCCCGGCGGCGCCATGGTCGGGTCGAGTGTCGTCGGGATCATCATGTCGAGGAAGGGGTCGGCCGACCAGCGTCCGGCCTTCCAGTCGTCATAGGCGCGCTCCATGCGCTCGATCGAATCGGTGAAATGCATGTCGGCTCGGTAGACCGGCGAATCCTTGGGAAGCGCCGGGAATTCCGGCAACGAATCCAGGGCGATGTTGACCTTGCCGGACGAGCCTCGGATCTTGAAGTTCCTGACCCGGCGCAGGAAGATGTCGGGCAGTTCCTTCTCCTCGACCAGCTTCAGGAAGGTGCGCTTGACGTCGGCGTTTGAGACAACGAGCTTGCCGTAGATCTCCTCGCCGCCGGCGAGCACGATGCCCTTGGCTTTGCCCCCCTTCACGAGAACATGGTCGACCTCGGCGCCGGTGCGAATGGTGCCTCCGCTGGCCTTGAAGGAGGCTGCCAGCGCCCTGGTGACGGCGCCCATGCCGCCGCGCGCATAGCCCCAGGCGCCGACCGAGCCGTCGACCTCGCCCATATAGTGGTGCAGCAGCACGTAAGCCGTGCCGGGCGACATCGGACCAAGCGCGGTGCCGATGATGCCGGAGATCGCGAAGTTCGCCTTGATGACGTCGGTCTCGAAATACTCGTCGAGGAAATCCGAGATCGACATCGTCCAGAAGCGCAAGGTCAGCGCCATCTCCTCGGCCGAGAGGCCGGCGAA
This window encodes:
- a CDS encoding phytoene desaturase family protein, producing MKAWDAIVIGGGHNGLVNACYLQRAGLDVLVLEKNDWVGGAATSRELTPGFLYSNCSYVCSLFRPEIMRDLELPRFGLQVISYEGGAVFTRDGDYLANYRDHDAHRREFARFSRRDAEAYDRYSRDVTRQCRFIQPLLMRTAPDPTSFRPRDLGELLYLGKKFAGLSAEEMALTLRFWTMSISDFLDEYFETDVIKANFAISGIIGTALGPMSPGTAYVLLHHYMGEVDGSVGAWGYARGGMGAVTRALAASFKASGGTIRTGAEVDHVLVKGGKAKGIVLAGGEEIYGKLVVSNADVKRTFLKLVEEKELPDIFLRRVRNFKIRGSSGKVNIALDSLPEFPALPKDSPVYRADMHFTDSIERMERAYDDWKAGRWSADPFLDMMIPTTLDPTMAPPGKHFMSCFVQYAPPKIGGADWTDADRDGFAESVIAQISEYSPGFRDRIVHMEVRTPREIEAEVGLTEGNIFQGELTFDQLLFNRPVPGYAQYRSPVGGLYMCGSSTHPGGGVMGAPGRNAAAEILRDLAKSASHMSPAHDVI
- a CDS encoding GNAT family N-acetyltransferase, with amino-acid sequence MADQLPEVELEDRGSKGRYVLRGPGGAEAETTFTKVGEHILIIDHTEVPDAFRGQGAGLRLVTRAVEDARAAGKKIIPLCPFANAQFRRHPEWADVLKQ
- a CDS encoding VOC family protein, whose translation is MLDQIKGLHHVTSMASDARQNNEFFTRKLGLRRVKKTVNFDAPDVYHLYYADEVGTPGSVMTYFPFPNIGKGRHGVGEVGTTVYSVPEGTLAYWEKRFADEGVSGVSRTESFGEKRLNFAGPDGDGFALVEDKADSRAPWVKGGVPADEAIRGFHSVALRLKDGGATEELLKFMGYEEVDKSGNIRRLAIKNGNGADVVDIESLPGAGFANLGAGSVHHVAFAVENRAKQLEVRKALMDTGYQVTPVIDRDYFWAIYFRTPGGVLFEVATNEPGFNRDEDTAHLGEALKLPTQHQHLRPYLEQHLQKLEG
- a CDS encoding alpha/beta hydrolase → MSKDAYIHKLLPGSPGSPLLFVFHGTGGDENQLVSLGRELLPSATIVSPRGDVSEQGAGRFFRRTGEGVYDMDDLARATGKMAGFIKAHVEAAKPSTVLGLGYSNGANILASVAFAEPSLLDAAVLMHPLIPFEPDVKGSLAGRHMLITAGRRDPICPPSLTSRLEAYLRADGADVTVEWHDGGHEVRPNEIEAARRFFAAVPVEGSVSNG
- a CDS encoding phytoene desaturase family protein gives rise to the protein MTSFDAIIIGGGHNGLVAAAVLAKSGRKVLLLEAGNDVGGGARTEEFAPGFRVSAVAHLLNRLHPDVVKTLELERHGLKVERADFVPSVALSKDGPLVLHGAYGEVLTGANPSEQTAWKELRAQLLRYAGVLKPFLSRRPPDLAGLSLAEMTGLGQTALALKKLGKEDMRDFLRVLLMNAYDLLDEQLSDDRLKGLLAFDATLGSHLGPRSPTSLLGLYYRLAGEIGGLAGAQMLPKGGMGTVVAAIRSATEKAGVSIRAASPVAKVIVEKGRAVGVVTQSGETLRAKTVVSAINPATTILDLVGPREVDTGFLRKMKNIRMKGDAAKLHLALDQPPQFAGVDAAGHKGRLVIAPSPDHVERAFNPSKYGEFSPEPVMEITLPSLADAALAPAGACVLSAVVQYAPYALRQGWTAGKPQLLKAIMGQLEAYAPGIGATVRHAELLTPADIETRYRMPGGHWHHGELQADQMLVSRPVSGWSGYDTPLEGLFLAGAGSHPGGGISGAPGLNAARRIIAMKA
- a CDS encoding aminomethyltransferase family protein — encoded protein: MAQATRKKAPVAEADTAFEARLAAQSHFRTLRPGTPFQPRIDALGLKQDWYSWAGYRAPHSLWDEELEYFAIRSQAALFDISPMTKYRIEGPDAEAYLDRVTLRDVTKLKPGRVHYTAWCDDEGFVLDDGTLFRLSPTRFRLCSQERHLPWLLDSAIGFEVSVEEETQAVAGLALQGPTSFAVLRDAGFAGVERLKVFDLAEFAHDGATVTISRTGFTGDLGYELFVPADKALSLWDRLMVAGELRGIRAIGYTALNRARLEAGLIVANADFTTAEHAIRADRLRMPDEIGLGFMIDPEKGHFNGRRAILEARAKRKLRHVLVGLEIEGNIPAEHAIVYYRKSQEVGLVTAAMWSPMAKRNIAIASLQRPYGDTIVDDLWVEIYAMRELQYQKLMKRAKVVPRPFIKLDRRTASPPADF
- a CDS encoding dipeptidase; this translates as MTATDLIPVFDGHNDTLLRLYQSKEADVEKLFIEGTPGGHIDLPRSRKGGFAGGMFAIFPPPVEKTKRSAVPPAPSDNEPLPPELPRAEAITSTIGMASILFRLERAGALTVCRSAGEVREAMAKGSIAAVFHIEGVEAIDPELAMLDVLHAAGLRSLGIVWSRPNAFGNGVPFRFPSSPDTGPGLTDAGKALVKACNQLKIMIDLSHLNEKGFRDVADISDAPLVATHSNVHAICGHSRNLTDWQLGAIRETGGMVGLNFATGFLREDGRMNADTGLDIMVRHIDSLLQALGEDGVGLGSDFDGAMIPAVIGDVAGLPKLIDALMARGFGRALIEKIAYRNWLSVLERTIG
- a CDS encoding alkaline phosphatase family protein — its product is MASLSGRPNILLITCDQWRGDCLSATGHPVVKTPNADALAADGVLFRRHYGGAAPCSPARACLYTGLYQMNNRVCRNGTPLDARHGNIALSARALGYDPTLFGYTDMSLDPRLLSPGDPRLTSYEGVLPGFSVRQFLPEHQKPWLSWLQAQGIDASAGYPDIHRPVGEPNDLVTRAPPVYSKDQTPTAFLAGEFIRWLGEQERAAPWFAHLSFISPHPPFIVPEPYNTMYAPADGPAFNRAGSWQAEAERHPYLAYDLGRQNRKSFRPGTEGSVRDWGEDNIRAIRAIYHGMISEVDAQLGRLWQALKAAGAWDDTIIVLTSDHAEMMGDHFMLGKGGFFDGGYHIPLIIRDPRQRQTAGGKVERFTEAVDILPTVLDLVGEDPPPHLDGRSLRPFLEGGTPRDWRDAAHWEFDFRSVAGGEAERHFGIASRQCNLAVIRTEDFKYVHFGGGLPPLLFDLAKDPGELTNVAADPAYGPVRLEFAERLLAWRAEHLDQSLALAELTEGGVVGYVSEAVGSRQ